One window of the Paenibacillus beijingensis genome contains the following:
- a CDS encoding phosphodiester glycosidase family protein, which translates to MKKIIVYLLAVLLSLTGAGLCFAKEKQLGYTDPQTNRTFVPIRLLSDYAGAKVTWNEEEKRIDIVNADKNVTIVVGEMKASINGAAVMLESPPFTKDGITYVPLKFVSFALGIQLEWKANISAVLMTWNGQSMQLPVIKRGSIQEDANPIIAEQRTFKVGNKTVPVHMVTVSLLDPRIDLDIALAGNEIGKVEELKSIASRNGAILAINGTFFDAYTTSENKNPYGYLVNSGKMLHKSSGDLRTIFLYDRNNFAELIAGADFPGRFRKGTIDGALQAGPRLLLDGKVDLNVKQEGFRDPKILTGGGARSALGITRDHKLILLTSSGATIPQLASIMKQAGAFQAMNLDGGASSGLYYDGKYITAPGRQISNAILVKYV; encoded by the coding sequence ATGAAAAAGATCATTGTCTATCTGCTTGCTGTCTTACTTTCCTTGACGGGGGCGGGCCTTTGCTTCGCAAAGGAAAAACAATTAGGTTATACCGATCCTCAAACGAATCGAACGTTCGTGCCGATTCGGTTACTAAGCGACTATGCCGGCGCAAAAGTAACATGGAATGAAGAGGAGAAGCGGATCGACATTGTAAATGCCGATAAAAATGTAACAATTGTTGTCGGTGAAATGAAAGCAAGTATAAACGGTGCCGCTGTCATGCTCGAAAGTCCGCCTTTTACGAAGGATGGGATTACGTATGTGCCTTTGAAATTTGTGAGTTTTGCTCTCGGGATCCAGCTCGAATGGAAGGCGAACATATCAGCCGTGCTCATGACGTGGAATGGTCAATCCATGCAGCTTCCGGTTATCAAACGAGGATCCATTCAGGAAGATGCGAATCCGATCATTGCTGAACAGCGGACCTTTAAAGTAGGCAATAAAACGGTTCCGGTCCATATGGTAACCGTTTCGTTGTTAGATCCCCGCATTGATCTTGACATTGCGTTGGCTGGCAATGAAATCGGAAAAGTAGAAGAGCTGAAAAGCATTGCGAGCCGTAATGGAGCCATTCTGGCGATTAACGGAACCTTCTTCGATGCCTATACAACGTCCGAAAACAAAAATCCGTACGGATATCTTGTAAACAGCGGAAAGATGCTTCATAAAAGCTCCGGTGATCTTCGAACCATTTTCTTATATGACAGGAACAACTTTGCTGAGCTTATTGCCGGTGCCGACTTCCCCGGCCGCTTCCGGAAGGGGACGATTGACGGGGCGCTGCAGGCAGGGCCGAGGCTCCTGCTCGACGGTAAAGTTGACCTGAATGTGAAACAAGAAGGGTTTAGAGATCCCAAAATTTTGACGGGCGGCGGTGCCAGAAGCGCTCTCGGGATTACCCGTGACCATAAGCTGATCCTTTTGACCTCAAGTGGTGCTACGATCCCACAGCTGGCTTCCATTATGAAACAAGCGGGCGCCTTTCAGGCCATGAATCTTGACGGCGGCGCGTCCAGCGGACTCTACTATGACGGCAAATATATAACGGCTCCCGGCCGACAAATCA
- a CDS encoding amino acid ABC transporter ATP-binding protein gives MIAVKQLRKSFGKNEILKGLDITIAKGEVVVVIGPSGSGKSTFLRCLNLLEEPTGGDILFENEPITARGHNINATREKMGMVFQHFNLFPHKTVLQNLTLAPVQVKGKSPKEAEKIALDLLQTVGLADKRDVYPNQLSGGQKQRIAIARALAMQPHVMLFDEPTSALDPEMVGEVLDVMKKLAEGGMTMIIVTHEMGFAREVGDRIIFMDNGLIVEEGTPEQVFGNPSHPRTRDFLAKVL, from the coding sequence ATGATCGCCGTTAAACAGCTGCGCAAATCGTTCGGCAAGAATGAAATTCTGAAAGGGCTCGACATTACGATCGCCAAAGGCGAGGTTGTCGTTGTCATCGGCCCCAGCGGTTCGGGGAAAAGCACATTCCTGCGCTGTCTCAATTTGTTGGAGGAGCCTACTGGCGGGGATATTTTATTTGAAAATGAACCGATCACGGCTCGCGGCCATAATATCAACGCAACCCGGGAGAAGATGGGAATGGTGTTCCAGCATTTTAATCTTTTTCCGCATAAGACCGTACTGCAAAATTTAACGCTTGCACCGGTTCAAGTAAAAGGCAAGTCGCCGAAGGAAGCCGAGAAGATCGCTCTTGATTTGCTCCAGACGGTAGGCTTGGCCGATAAACGGGATGTCTATCCGAACCAGCTATCGGGCGGCCAGAAGCAGCGCATCGCGATCGCCCGCGCTTTGGCCATGCAGCCTCATGTGATGCTGTTTGACGAGCCGACATCGGCGCTTGATCCCGAGATGGTCGGGGAAGTGCTGGATGTCATGAAGAAGCTTGCGGAAGGCGGAATGACGATGATCATCGTGACGCATGAAATGGGTTTTGCCCGCGAAGTAGGGGATCGAATCATTTTCATGGATAACGGCCTGATCGTCGAGGAGGGCACGCCTGAGCAGGTGTTCGGCAATCCGTCACACCCCCGTACGCGAGATTTTCTCGCGAAAGTATTGTAA
- a CDS encoding ABC transporter substrate-binding protein/permease, producing MKQAFRITAFLLSLALLAVAGFPVLNAYGAESQSQKTLVLGTSADFAPYEFHKTIDGEDKIVGFDIEIAKQIADDLDAKLVIQDMSFDALLPALQSGRVDLVISGMTPTEERKKSIDFSDSYYQSNQVIMVRSEDTDKYPTMDSLKGEKIGVQKGSIQEEIAQNIPDAVLTSLDKISDLALQLQTQRVNAVVIEDTVAKGYLSDGALALAAATPDEAPVQAAIGIRKGNTELLGKVNETLSRLKNDGSIDKMVTEASLLSADRVPPSDNIFSIFWQYRNYYAAGLGYTLLLSALGVLFGFVIGLLICLLRMTGIKVLQWLGSAYVELLRGTPMLVQLMIIHYGLALTLDINFSPLQSGIITLSLNSSAYLAEIFRAGIQGVDRGQMEAARSLGMTRGKAMRLVILPQAFKSVLPAIGNEFVTIIKESSIISVIGMVDIMYQAQVVKNITYKGLSPFLIAAAMYFMLTFILSKLLGVWERRLSVHDRR from the coding sequence TTGAAACAAGCCTTTCGTATTACGGCTTTTCTTCTGTCACTGGCTTTGCTGGCGGTGGCGGGATTTCCGGTCTTGAACGCCTACGGGGCGGAAAGCCAATCGCAGAAAACGTTAGTACTCGGAACAAGCGCCGACTTTGCGCCGTATGAATTTCATAAGACAATTGACGGCGAGGACAAAATTGTCGGTTTCGATATTGAAATCGCGAAGCAGATCGCAGACGATCTGGACGCAAAGCTTGTCATTCAGGATATGAGCTTCGATGCCTTATTGCCCGCCCTGCAAAGCGGGAGAGTGGACCTTGTCATATCAGGTATGACTCCAACGGAGGAGCGGAAGAAGAGTATCGACTTCTCCGACAGCTATTATCAATCCAACCAGGTCATCATGGTCCGTTCGGAGGATACAGACAAGTACCCGACGATGGACAGCTTGAAAGGGGAGAAGATCGGCGTCCAAAAAGGATCCATCCAGGAAGAAATTGCACAGAATATCCCGGATGCCGTTCTCACTTCTCTGGACAAAATTTCAGATTTGGCGCTTCAGCTTCAGACGCAACGGGTGAACGCGGTCGTGATTGAAGACACCGTCGCCAAAGGTTACTTGTCGGACGGGGCGCTGGCGCTTGCGGCGGCAACTCCGGATGAAGCGCCCGTTCAAGCGGCGATCGGAATCCGTAAAGGCAATACGGAGCTGCTCGGCAAAGTAAATGAAACGTTAAGCCGATTGAAAAATGACGGCAGCATTGACAAGATGGTTACGGAAGCCAGTCTTCTGTCAGCGGATAGAGTGCCTCCTTCTGACAACATTTTTAGCATCTTCTGGCAGTATCGAAATTACTATGCGGCTGGACTCGGCTACACGCTGCTGTTGTCCGCGCTTGGGGTATTGTTCGGATTTGTCATCGGCTTGCTGATTTGCTTGCTGCGAATGACGGGAATTAAAGTTTTACAGTGGCTCGGATCGGCATATGTCGAGCTGCTTCGCGGAACGCCGATGCTTGTCCAGCTTATGATTATCCATTACGGATTGGCGTTAACGCTCGATATTAATTTTTCGCCGCTGCAGTCCGGTATCATCACCTTGTCCTTGAACAGCTCGGCTTATTTGGCGGAAATATTCCGTGCCGGCATTCAAGGTGTCGACCGCGGCCAGATGGAAGCCGCCCGCTCGCTAGGCATGACCCGCGGCAAAGCGATGAGGCTTGTCATTTTACCGCAGGCATTCAAGTCTGTGCTGCCGGCCATCGGCAACGAATTTGTGACCATTATCAAAGAATCGTCGATCATTTCCGTCATCGGCATGGTCGATATTATGTATCAGGCACAGGTCGTCAAAAATATTACGTACAAGGGACTCAGTCCTTTTTTGATCGCGGCGGCCATGTATTTTATGTTGACATTCATTCTGTCCAAGCTGCTTGGAGTCTGGGAAAGGAGGCTCTCCGTTCATGATCGCCGTTAA